In Agrobacterium vitis, one genomic interval encodes:
- a CDS encoding RidA family protein: MTSPSTDAGLPTPYERLAALGIALPPSPPPIANFVTHVREGNLLFLSGQGPREANGFLYSGKVGDDVPLEDAYRHARLTGINLIAVMHDALGDLARVRKIVKMLGMVNATPDFRDHPQVINGCSDLFMEVFGQAGQHARSAVGFGSLPGNITVEIEVIVALHE, from the coding sequence ATGACTTCCCCCTCCACCGATGCCGGATTGCCAACACCCTATGAGCGCCTTGCCGCTCTGGGCATTGCGCTGCCGCCATCCCCACCGCCAATCGCCAATTTCGTCACCCATGTGCGCGAGGGCAATCTGCTGTTTCTCTCCGGTCAAGGCCCACGCGAGGCAAATGGCTTTCTCTATTCCGGCAAAGTTGGTGACGACGTGCCGCTGGAAGATGCCTATCGCCACGCCCGGCTCACGGGCATCAACCTGATTGCCGTGATGCATGATGCCTTGGGTGATCTCGCCCGCGTGCGCAAAATTGTCAAAATGCTCGGCATGGTCAATGCCACGCCGGACTTTCGCGATCATCCGCAGGTAATCAATGGCTGTTCAGACCTGTTCATGGAGGTGTTTGGCCAGGCGGGTCAACACGCCCGCTCGGCGGTTGGCTTTGGCTCGCTTCCCGGAAATATCACCGTGGAAATCGAAGTGATTGTGGCGTTGCACGAATGA
- a CDS encoding transglutaminase family protein, which translates to MTIFSVRHITSYRYKRPVEFGEHRLMFRPRDSFDQTLLSSHLDVSPKPDYVRWIHDVFGNCVALVGFTGKARELCFGTNIRLDHTQQVEMDLQIDAEALHYPFAYDPEEVVDLERTIKRHFADPDDEVGRWTRQFVRIGQPTETGRLLMTLCYAIHESFIYARRLEHGTQTPLETLRLRRGTCRDFALLMMEAARSLGLAARFVTGYIYVPDRDGSTKLGGGSTHAWCQVYLPGAGWVEFDPTNGIVGNRDLIRVGVARDPKQAVPLSGSYDGDASDFDTMSVQVNVTTDELSDTAA; encoded by the coding sequence ATGACGATATTTTCTGTCCGGCATATTACCTCATATCGGTATAAGAGACCGGTCGAATTCGGTGAGCACAGATTGATGTTCCGGCCGCGGGACAGTTTTGACCAGACACTTCTGAGTTCTCATCTGGATGTCAGTCCAAAACCCGATTATGTCAGGTGGATCCATGATGTGTTTGGCAATTGCGTTGCGCTGGTGGGGTTTACCGGCAAGGCGCGGGAACTCTGCTTTGGGACAAATATCCGCCTGGACCATACCCAGCAGGTTGAAATGGATCTGCAGATCGATGCAGAAGCTCTCCACTACCCTTTCGCATATGATCCGGAGGAAGTGGTTGACCTGGAACGGACAATCAAACGGCATTTTGCGGATCCAGACGATGAGGTTGGCAGATGGACACGGCAGTTCGTGCGGATCGGTCAGCCGACCGAAACTGGTCGCCTGTTGATGACCCTTTGTTATGCGATCCACGAGAGTTTCATCTACGCTCGGCGCTTGGAGCATGGAACGCAGACGCCGCTTGAGACGCTCCGGCTTCGCCGTGGCACGTGCCGTGATTTTGCGCTGCTGATGATGGAGGCGGCTCGGTCGCTCGGGCTCGCTGCCCGTTTCGTTACAGGCTATATCTATGTACCCGACCGCGACGGCTCAACCAAGCTTGGCGGTGGCTCCACCCATGCCTGGTGCCAGGTCTATCTTCCCGGTGCCGGATGGGTGGAATTCGATCCCACCAACGGGATTGTCGGAAACCGCGATCTTATCCGTGTCGGTGTGGCGCGTGACCCAAAACAAGCGGTGCCGCTTTCCGGAAGCTACGATGGCGACGCGTCGGATTTCGACACGATGTCCGTCCAGGTCAACGTTACAACCGATGAGCTGAGCGATACTGCAGCATAG
- a CDS encoding diguanylate cyclase gives MIATMALPFRFTDGVFLDTRYTFLAISGFFGGPIAAFPPLIVGIIRRLMVGGMGITVGIPQIIAAACIGVVASRLLRGKIPTFPQIAALALFVAVSGVAGFFFVRPFEVWGNLIVVTVGPFMVVLFGATLLSALAIAQEMKRTRLERDLAAAQIRLADALATMADGLALFDRDGVLVFTNQRYLDIFKETADVRVPGKNIREILRTSFDRNEEARVESNVDPVIDRVAEGLFRPSDRLIQLADGRSIEARTRITGEGEAMIVYADITLHCQREARLHELNDRLSALADTDELTGLMNRRGLEASMDQAFDRAKDQGANIGLLLIDVDWFKAYNDTYGHPAGDKCLQIVANTVHATSRSFAGSIVARYGGEELTVVLPNASISETEAVARLVCTAVRTLAIEHVGSEKRIVTVSVGAANLKSMPGLRKTDLLLQADAALYAAKAAGRDCIQTAPDLLSIAKRPDSR, from the coding sequence TTGATCGCGACCATGGCCTTGCCGTTTCGCTTCACCGACGGTGTTTTCCTGGACACCCGGTATACATTTCTCGCTATATCGGGTTTCTTCGGCGGCCCTATTGCGGCCTTTCCACCGCTTATCGTGGGAATTATCAGGCGATTGATGGTCGGAGGTATGGGTATAACGGTTGGCATTCCGCAAATCATCGCGGCTGCATGCATCGGTGTCGTCGCAAGCCGATTGCTTCGCGGCAAGATCCCGACTTTCCCGCAGATCGCAGCACTTGCTCTGTTCGTCGCAGTCAGCGGGGTAGCCGGCTTCTTCTTTGTTCGTCCCTTTGAGGTCTGGGGCAATCTGATCGTCGTGACTGTCGGTCCATTCATGGTGGTCTTGTTTGGAGCCACTCTGTTATCCGCTCTTGCCATTGCGCAGGAGATGAAGCGGACGAGACTTGAAAGGGATTTGGCCGCGGCACAGATCCGTCTCGCCGATGCGCTTGCGACAATGGCGGATGGCTTGGCACTTTTCGACCGCGATGGGGTGTTGGTTTTCACCAATCAAAGATACCTCGATATCTTCAAAGAAACGGCGGATGTCAGGGTGCCCGGGAAAAACATCCGGGAAATCTTGCGGACATCCTTTGACCGTAATGAAGAAGCGCGGGTGGAATCGAATGTCGATCCTGTCATTGATCGTGTTGCGGAAGGCCTGTTCCGGCCCAGCGATCGCTTGATCCAATTGGCCGACGGACGTTCAATTGAGGCAAGAACACGTATCACAGGCGAGGGAGAGGCGATGATCGTTTACGCGGATATCACTCTTCATTGCCAACGAGAAGCGCGGTTGCACGAGTTGAACGATCGCTTGTCGGCGTTGGCCGATACGGACGAATTGACTGGTTTGATGAACCGCCGTGGTTTGGAAGCGTCCATGGATCAAGCTTTTGACCGAGCCAAGGATCAGGGCGCCAATATTGGCCTTCTTCTTATCGATGTCGATTGGTTCAAGGCTTATAACGACACCTATGGCCATCCCGCCGGGGATAAATGTCTTCAGATTGTCGCCAACACGGTTCATGCGACGTCCAGGTCATTTGCGGGAAGCATTGTGGCGCGATATGGTGGGGAGGAATTGACCGTCGTGTTGCCGAACGCATCAATATCCGAAACCGAGGCAGTCGCTCGGCTTGTTTGTACAGCCGTGCGTACTCTGGCCATCGAGCATGTTGGAAGCGAAAAGCGCATCGTCACAGTGAGCGTCGGTGCCGCCAATCTGAAATCGATGCCGGGCCTGCGCAAGACGGACCTCCTTCTGCAGGCTGACGCGGCGCTTTATGCAGCCAAGGCGGCGGGAAGGGACTGTATCCAGACAGCTCCTGATCTCCTTTCGATCGCCAAGCGCCCCGACAGCCGTTGA
- a CDS encoding transglutaminase-like domain-containing protein, with amino-acid sequence MKIRAGFRIGYECQQETAMLLVLNIHPSRRTDLLQDQVLSFDRPIEAWGYFDGFGNACSRIVAPPGLTTISTEFEIYDGGLPDPVPENAWQHDIKDLPDEVLVFLLGSRYCDTDRLSDFAWKTFSFTPLGWPRVKAILDFVHNHITFNYQKADLLRTAFGGFTDRTGVCRDFAHLAITLCRCMNIPARYCTGYLGDIGVPDDPNPMDFSAWFEVYLGGRWHTVDARHNKPRIGRILMAIGRDATDVALSTAFGPAILTQFEVTTIEL; translated from the coding sequence ATGAAAATACGCGCGGGATTTCGCATAGGTTACGAATGCCAGCAAGAGACGGCTATGCTGCTGGTGCTCAATATCCATCCATCCCGTCGCACCGATCTTCTGCAGGATCAGGTCCTGAGTTTCGACCGGCCGATTGAGGCTTGGGGTTATTTCGATGGCTTTGGTAATGCTTGTAGCCGCATCGTCGCACCGCCGGGACTGACGACGATTTCTACGGAATTCGAGATCTATGATGGCGGTCTTCCAGATCCGGTGCCTGAGAATGCGTGGCAGCATGACATCAAGGATCTTCCAGATGAGGTGCTCGTCTTTCTGCTCGGCAGCCGGTATTGCGATACGGATCGTCTGTCCGATTTCGCCTGGAAGACCTTTTCCTTTACCCCTTTGGGCTGGCCGCGGGTGAAGGCGATCCTGGATTTCGTCCACAATCACATCACCTTCAACTATCAGAAGGCTGATCTTCTCCGCACGGCTTTCGGAGGTTTTACCGATCGAACCGGCGTTTGCCGCGATTTTGCGCATCTTGCGATTACGCTATGCCGTTGCATGAATATTCCGGCGCGTTATTGCACCGGGTATCTGGGGGATATCGGCGTGCCTGATGATCCGAACCCGATGGATTTCAGTGCATGGTTTGAAGTCTATCTCGGCGGTCGCTGGCATACGGTTGATGCCCGACACAACAAGCCCCGGATCGGCCGCATCCTCATGGCCATCGGACGGGATGCCACGGACGTGGCGCTTTCAACTGCCTTTGGCCCGGCTATCTTGACGCAATTTGAAGTGACAACCATCGAGTTATAG
- a CDS encoding IclR family transcriptional regulator, with product MDSKARTVSVAADGQPVEATAERRSRVSGMDRALQVLDHLYETGAPVGPYAIAKAVGAPLSTIYTIIDDLVDKNMLTRSGDGAIWLGPRLYHYGLAYSRSLDFIGIATQEMHDLCREAGETVQVCGRDNDHMLVLAMAEGPSHFQVASRVGTRVPLNWTASGRLLVGHLPEKERIELFAHCARSSPTGRAEVDARTLSDAAVRAFQQRLSIQAGESDYAVACIASPICDRDGVCVATISIVLPEQKAFSDGNPYVGHVQASAERIEKRMGWRGH from the coding sequence ATGGATAGCAAGGCGCGCACGGTATCGGTTGCCGCAGATGGCCAGCCCGTTGAGGCCACGGCAGAACGGCGCTCGCGCGTCAGCGGCATGGACCGCGCCTTGCAGGTGCTGGATCATCTGTATGAAACGGGCGCGCCCGTTGGCCCTTACGCCATTGCCAAGGCGGTTGGTGCGCCGCTGTCCACCATTTACACCATCATTGATGATCTGGTGGACAAGAACATGCTGACCCGCAGTGGTGACGGAGCCATCTGGCTCGGCCCACGGCTTTACCATTATGGCCTTGCCTATTCCCGTTCGCTGGACTTCATCGGCATTGCCACGCAGGAAATGCATGATCTGTGCCGCGAAGCGGGTGAAACCGTACAAGTGTGCGGGCGTGACAATGACCATATGCTGGTGCTGGCCATGGCCGAGGGGCCAAGCCATTTTCAGGTCGCCTCGCGGGTTGGCACCCGTGTGCCGCTGAACTGGACGGCGTCTGGCCGCCTTCTCGTTGGCCATTTGCCGGAGAAAGAACGCATAGAACTGTTTGCCCATTGCGCCCGCTCGTCGCCAACCGGGCGTGCGGAGGTGGATGCGCGGACCCTGTCGGATGCGGCGGTACGGGCCTTTCAACAGCGCCTGTCGATTCAGGCCGGTGAATCCGATTATGCGGTGGCTTGTATTGCCTCGCCGATTTGTGATCGGGATGGCGTTTGCGTCGCCACCATTTCTATCGTGCTGCCAGAGCAAAAGGCGTTTTCTGACGGCAATCCCTATGTGGGCCATGTTCAGGCCTCGGCGGAGCGCATTGAAAAGCGCATGGGTTGGCGCGGTCACTGA
- a CDS encoding FAD binding domain-containing protein yields the protein MKAFTFERAPSIEAAVKTAAANPDARFIAGGTNLLDLMKLEIETPTHIIDVNGLGLDKIESTDDGGLRIGALVRNTDLAAHTTVRRDYGLLSRALVAGASGQLRNKATTAGNLLQRTRCPYFYDPNQPCNKRQPGSGCSAIGGFSRQHGVVGVSDACIATHPSDMAIAMRALDATIETVKADGSRRSIPIADFHRLPGETPHIESVLERGEFVTAVLLPPPIGGKHIYRKVRDRASYAFALISVGAVIQADGTGRVAVGGVAHKPWRIEAAEAELPRGARDAAKAILADARPTEQNRFKVDLVERTLGAVLSEARG from the coding sequence ATGAAAGCTTTCACCTTTGAGCGCGCGCCCTCGATCGAGGCGGCAGTGAAGACGGCTGCTGCCAACCCAGACGCCAGGTTTATCGCTGGCGGCACCAACCTGCTCGATCTGATGAAACTCGAGATCGAAACGCCAACCCATATCATTGATGTCAATGGACTTGGTCTCGATAAAATCGAATCCACTGATGACGGCGGTCTGCGCATCGGTGCCCTCGTGCGAAACACCGATCTTGCCGCGCACACGACTGTTCGCCGCGACTATGGACTGTTGTCACGAGCCCTGGTTGCCGGTGCCTCCGGCCAGCTTCGCAATAAGGCGACCACGGCCGGTAACCTGTTGCAGCGCACCCGCTGTCCGTATTTCTATGATCCGAACCAGCCGTGCAACAAGCGTCAGCCGGGCAGCGGCTGCTCGGCCATTGGCGGTTTCAGCCGTCAACATGGGGTTGTCGGGGTGAGTGATGCCTGCATCGCCACCCATCCTAGCGATATGGCAATCGCCATGCGGGCACTCGATGCGACCATTGAAACAGTAAAAGCAGATGGCAGCCGCCGATCTATTCCGATTGCTGATTTCCATCGTCTTCCGGGAGAGACCCCGCATATCGAAAGCGTATTGGAGCGCGGCGAATTCGTGACCGCCGTCCTGCTTCCACCACCGATCGGCGGAAAGCATATCTATCGAAAGGTCAGGGACCGGGCGTCCTATGCGTTTGCGCTGATTTCAGTCGGCGCTGTCATTCAAGCGGATGGTACGGGGCGTGTTGCCGTCGGTGGTGTCGCTCATAAGCCCTGGCGGATCGAAGCCGCGGAAGCGGAACTGCCAAGAGGCGCGCGCGATGCGGCGAAAGCCATTCTCGCCGATGCCCGTCCGACTGAACAGAACCGGTTCAAGGTCGATCTTGTCGAGCGTACGCTTGGCGCTGTCCTTTCCGAAGCAAGGGGGTGA
- the paoC gene encoding aldehyde oxidoreductase molybdenum-binding subunit PaoC: MKFDTPATTNPIDRLKVVGQPIHRIDGQLKTTGRAMYAYEWRDPNTRYAYGYPVGAAIAKGRIKAMDVTAARKADGVISVVTTLDVGKREKGKFNTANLFGGDEVQHYHQAIAVVVAETFEQARAAAALIKVDYDEEKGTFDLSAARETAKKPDESQKPDTAVGDFETSFRSAPVTIEQSYTTPDQSHAMMEPHASIAAWDGDEVTVWTSSQMIDWWRSDLATTLGVDKEKIHLMSPFIGGGFGGKLFLRADAVLAAFAARAAKRPVKVALPRPLVINNTTHRPATIQRIRIGAERDGKITAIAHESWSGDLAGGGPEVAVNQTRLLYAGANRMTAMRLATLDLPEGNAMRAPGEAPGLMALEIAVDEMAEKVGMDPIAFRIANDTQVDPENPERPFSHRDLIGCLKRGADRFGWDNRPKAGSRRQGNWLIGMGVAAAFRDNMVLPSGARVKLDNQGVVTVETDMTDIGTGSYTIIAQTAAEMMGVDVDKVAVHLGDSRFPISAGSGGQFGANSATSGVYAACVKLREAITQKLGFNSDDIVFEDGVVKAGNRSVLLAEAAGPDGLVGEDTMEWGDLTKTHQQSTFGAHFVEVGVDVATGETRIRRMLAVCAAGRILNPITARSQVIGAMTMGAGGALSEELVVDAKRGFFVNHDLAGYEVPVHADIPPQEVIFMDETDPMSSPMKAKGIGELGLCGVSAAIANAIYNATGVRVRHYPITLDKLIGGLPDIA, encoded by the coding sequence ATGAAGTTCGATACACCTGCAACAACCAATCCAATCGACCGCCTCAAGGTCGTCGGTCAGCCGATTCACCGCATCGATGGTCAATTGAAGACAACCGGTCGGGCGATGTATGCCTATGAGTGGCGGGATCCAAACACGCGTTATGCCTATGGCTACCCGGTTGGGGCAGCGATTGCCAAAGGCCGGATCAAAGCCATGGATGTAACAGCAGCCAGGAAAGCTGATGGCGTGATTTCTGTGGTGACAACTCTGGATGTCGGTAAGCGCGAGAAGGGCAAGTTCAATACTGCAAACCTGTTCGGTGGCGATGAAGTTCAGCATTATCATCAGGCAATCGCCGTCGTGGTCGCGGAGACTTTCGAGCAGGCGCGGGCTGCTGCTGCACTGATCAAAGTGGACTATGATGAGGAGAAGGGGACATTTGATCTCAGTGCGGCGCGAGAGACGGCCAAAAAGCCGGATGAGTCCCAAAAGCCCGACACGGCAGTCGGCGATTTTGAAACATCCTTCCGATCCGCTCCAGTCACCATCGAGCAATCCTATACAACGCCTGACCAATCTCATGCGATGATGGAACCGCATGCTTCGATCGCCGCGTGGGATGGTGATGAGGTGACCGTGTGGACATCCAGCCAGATGATCGATTGGTGGCGCTCTGATCTCGCCACAACCCTCGGCGTTGACAAGGAGAAGATCCACTTGATGTCGCCGTTTATCGGCGGCGGATTCGGCGGCAAGCTGTTTCTCCGGGCCGACGCTGTCTTGGCCGCCTTCGCGGCAAGGGCGGCGAAACGACCTGTCAAAGTCGCCCTGCCGCGTCCATTGGTGATCAATAACACCACCCACCGTCCGGCAACGATCCAGCGCATCCGCATCGGCGCTGAGCGGGACGGAAAGATCACTGCCATCGCGCATGAGAGCTGGTCAGGCGATCTTGCCGGAGGTGGTCCTGAGGTGGCGGTCAATCAAACGCGGCTTCTTTATGCCGGCGCAAACCGGATGACGGCCATGCGTCTTGCGACCCTCGATCTTCCAGAGGGCAACGCCATGCGGGCTCCTGGCGAGGCGCCCGGCCTGATGGCGCTGGAAATTGCCGTGGATGAAATGGCCGAAAAGGTTGGCATGGACCCGATCGCGTTTCGCATCGCCAATGACACCCAGGTCGACCCGGAAAATCCCGAGCGCCCATTCTCGCATCGGGACCTGATTGGTTGTCTGAAGCGCGGTGCCGATCGCTTTGGTTGGGATAATCGACCGAAGGCCGGATCTCGCAGGCAGGGCAATTGGTTGATCGGGATGGGCGTCGCCGCCGCGTTCCGCGACAACATGGTCCTTCCTTCCGGCGCTCGGGTCAAACTCGATAACCAGGGCGTTGTTACAGTCGAGACCGACATGACCGATATCGGAACCGGCAGTTACACGATCATCGCCCAGACCGCCGCGGAAATGATGGGCGTTGATGTCGATAAAGTCGCCGTGCATCTCGGAGACTCTCGGTTCCCGATTTCGGCGGGTTCCGGTGGCCAGTTCGGGGCCAATTCGGCGACATCGGGCGTTTATGCGGCGTGCGTCAAGCTTCGTGAGGCCATTACCCAAAAACTTGGGTTCAATTCCGATGATATTGTCTTCGAGGATGGTGTCGTCAAAGCTGGAAACCGGTCGGTTCTCCTTGCCGAGGCCGCTGGCCCTGACGGTCTGGTCGGCGAAGATACGATGGAGTGGGGCGATCTCACCAAGACGCATCAGCAATCCACCTTCGGTGCGCATTTTGTCGAGGTTGGCGTCGATGTCGCCACTGGCGAAACACGCATTCGGCGCATGTTGGCGGTGTGCGCGGCTGGTCGTATCCTCAATCCGATTACGGCGCGCAGCCAGGTGATCGGTGCAATGACCATGGGAGCCGGAGGCGCCCTGTCGGAAGAACTGGTGGTCGATGCAAAGCGAGGCTTTTTCGTCAATCACGACCTTGCCGGATATGAGGTCCCGGTTCATGCGGACATTCCGCCTCAGGAGGTTATCTTCATGGACGAAACCGATCCGATGTCATCGCCGATGAAGGCAAAGGGTATCGGGGAACTCGGGCTCTGTGGTGTCTCTGCGGCAATCGCCAATGCCATCTACAACGCGACGGGCGTTCGGGTGCGGCACTATCCGATCACGCTCGATAAACTGATCGGTGGCTTGCCTGACATTGCCTGA
- a CDS encoding aminotransferase class V-fold PLP-dependent enzyme translates to MTNDIRTQLGLRPVINVSGTMTSLGASIVVPEAIAAMTAILPQFVEISDLQRRASAIIARLTGAEAGFITASCSAGISLAVAGTITGPDLLAIEKLPDVSTAKNEVLVQMGHLVSYGAPVDQSIRLGGGKVVLVGQATSAHRYHMENAITENTAAAVYVVSHHVVHYGLLHLKEFVEIAHARGVPVIVDAASEYDLRIFLDQGADIALYSGHKFLGGPTSGIVAGRKDLVRHAYLQNMGIGRGMKVGKESIFGVMAALEAWEKRDHASVRAAETGYLHLWKEALDGRPGVTALIEPDPTHNPLDRLRVILSPQEAHISAYDLAGALARGNPPIIVRDHEAEHHYFYLDPCNLHPGQEVIVRDRLVEELDKARASNEVINTPHEDWGRHRFDSMLRWPD, encoded by the coding sequence ATGACCAACGATATTCGCACCCAGCTCGGCCTACGCCCGGTGATCAATGTTTCCGGCACCATGACCAGCCTTGGCGCATCCATTGTGGTGCCAGAGGCCATTGCCGCCATGACGGCTATTCTGCCGCAATTTGTGGAAATCAGTGATCTTCAGCGCAGAGCCAGCGCCATTATTGCAAGGCTAACCGGGGCTGAAGCAGGTTTTATCACCGCCTCATGCTCGGCAGGCATCAGCCTTGCCGTGGCAGGCACCATTACCGGGCCGGATCTGCTGGCCATTGAAAAACTGCCGGATGTCAGCACGGCCAAGAATGAAGTGCTGGTTCAGATGGGTCATCTGGTCAGCTATGGTGCCCCGGTGGATCAATCCATTCGTTTGGGTGGTGGCAAGGTGGTGCTGGTGGGGCAGGCAACGTCTGCGCATCGCTACCATATGGAAAATGCCATTACCGAAAACACTGCCGCTGCCGTTTATGTCGTTTCTCACCATGTGGTGCATTATGGGCTTCTGCACCTGAAAGAGTTTGTCGAAATTGCCCATGCGCGCGGCGTGCCTGTCATTGTCGATGCCGCATCGGAATATGACCTGCGGATTTTCCTCGATCAGGGAGCCGATATCGCGCTCTATTCCGGCCATAAATTCCTCGGCGGCCCCACATCGGGCATTGTTGCCGGGCGCAAGGATCTGGTGCGCCATGCCTATTTGCAAAACATGGGCATTGGCCGAGGCATGAAAGTGGGCAAGGAAAGCATCTTTGGCGTCATGGCAGCGCTGGAAGCCTGGGAAAAGCGTGACCATGCGAGCGTGCGCGCCGCTGAAACCGGCTATCTGCATCTGTGGAAAGAGGCCCTGGATGGCCGCCCCGGCGTAACGGCACTGATTGAACCCGACCCAACCCACAATCCTCTGGATCGCCTGCGGGTGATCCTCTCACCGCAAGAAGCGCATATCAGCGCCTATGATCTGGCAGGCGCGCTGGCCCGTGGCAATCCGCCGATCATCGTTCGCGACCACGAAGCAGAACATCATTATTTCTACCTTGATCCCTGCAATCTGCATCCGGGGCAAGAGGTCATTGTGCGTGACCGTCTGGTGGAAGAACTTGATAAGGCCAGAGCCTCCAACGAAGTGATCAACACACCACATGAAGATTGGGGTCGCCATCGCTTTGATTCCATGCTGCGCTGGCCGGATTGA
- a CDS encoding amidohydrolase/deacetylase family metallohydrolase, giving the protein MLPQEQGLGLLLLKNLRPLAFGEATPTQAIDILIGADGKIIKVGQDIALTEDAEVIDGKGAWVSPGWVDLHVHIWHGGTDISIRPSECGAERGVTTLVDAGSAGEANFHGFREYIIEPSREQIKAFLNLGSIGLVACNRVPELRDIKDIDLDRILECYAENSEHIVGLKVRASHVITGSWGVTPVKLGKKIAKILKIPMMVHVGEPPALYDEVLEILGPGDVITHCFNGKAGSSIMEDEDLYNLAERCAGEGIRLDIGHGGASFSFKVAEAAIKRGLLPFSISTDLHGHSMNFPVWDLATTMSKLLSVGMPFEKVVEAVTHAPASVIRLSMQDRLVPGARADFTIFDLVDSDLEATDSNGDVARLTQLFEPRHAVIGREAIAASRYVPRARKLVRHSHGYSWR; this is encoded by the coding sequence ATGCTGCCTCAGGAACAAGGCTTGGGCCTCCTGCTGTTGAAAAACCTTCGTCCTCTGGCCTTTGGCGAGGCAACACCCACGCAGGCCATCGATATTTTGATCGGCGCGGATGGCAAGATCATCAAGGTTGGGCAAGATATTGCCCTGACAGAAGATGCCGAAGTGATCGATGGAAAAGGTGCCTGGGTTTCTCCCGGATGGGTGGATCTGCATGTGCACATCTGGCATGGCGGCACGGATATTTCCATTCGCCCATCAGAATGCGGGGCCGAGCGCGGCGTCACCACGCTGGTCGATGCAGGCTCTGCCGGAGAGGCCAATTTCCACGGCTTTCGCGAATATATCATTGAGCCATCGCGCGAGCAGATAAAAGCCTTCTTGAACCTCGGCTCCATTGGTCTGGTGGCCTGCAACCGCGTGCCGGAACTGCGCGACATCAAGGATATTGATCTCGACCGCATTCTGGAATGCTATGCCGAGAACAGCGAGCATATCGTGGGCCTGAAAGTGCGGGCAAGCCACGTCATCACCGGATCATGGGGTGTAACTCCGGTCAAACTCGGCAAGAAAATCGCCAAAATCCTGAAAATTCCGATGATGGTGCATGTGGGCGAACCGCCAGCGCTTTACGATGAAGTGCTGGAAATCCTCGGCCCCGGCGATGTCATCACCCATTGCTTCAACGGCAAGGCCGGGTCCAGCATCATGGAAGACGAAGACCTCTATAACCTCGCCGAGCGCTGCGCTGGCGAAGGAATCCGGCTGGATATCGGCCATGGCGGTGCCTCCTTCTCGTTCAAAGTGGCAGAAGCGGCGATTAAACGGGGGCTTTTGCCCTTTTCCATCTCCACCGATCTGCATGGTCATTCGATGAATTTCCCAGTCTGGGATCTGGCCACCACCATGTCCAAACTGCTCTCGGTGGGCATGCCGTTTGAGAAGGTGGTGGAAGCCGTGACCCATGCACCGGCCTCCGTTATCCGCCTGTCGATGCAGGATCGGCTGGTGCCGGGAGCGCGGGCCGATTTCACCATTTTCGATCTGGTCGATTCCGATCTCGAAGCCACCGATTCCAATGGCGATGTTGCCCGTCTCACCCAGCTGTTTGAGCCGCGCCATGCCGTGATTGGCCGCGAGGCCATTGCCGCCAGCCGCTATGTTCCGCGCGCCCGCAAACTGGTGCGCCACAGCCATGGGTATTCGTGGCGCTGA
- the paoA gene encoding aldehyde dehydrogenase iron-sulfur subunit PaoA, with product MSNSNQMDLSRRDLLISSAVAAVVTGAGERSVAAQPAGDKMKLTTPVTLNVNGARREIEVDNRTTLLDALREHLDLTGTKKGCDHGQCGACTVMVDGRRINACLTLAVMHEGDEITTIEGLGQPGHLHPMQAAFVKHDGFQCGYCTPGQICSSIAVLEEIKTNIPSHVTSDLNGPAQLTAIEIRERMSGNICRCGAYSNIIDAISEVGGIKA from the coding sequence ATGTCGAACAGCAACCAAATGGATCTTTCCCGCCGGGATCTTCTTATCTCATCGGCTGTAGCGGCCGTGGTCACAGGAGCCGGCGAAAGGAGCGTGGCAGCACAGCCTGCAGGAGACAAGATGAAATTAACGACACCTGTGACGCTAAACGTCAATGGAGCGCGCCGTGAGATTGAGGTCGATAACCGCACGACCCTTCTCGACGCTCTACGGGAGCACCTGGATCTTACGGGCACGAAAAAGGGCTGTGACCATGGTCAATGCGGAGCGTGCACCGTCATGGTCGATGGTCGGCGGATCAATGCCTGTTTGACGCTGGCCGTTATGCATGAGGGCGACGAGATCACCACGATCGAAGGCCTCGGTCAGCCTGGCCACCTTCATCCAATGCAGGCAGCCTTCGTCAAGCATGATGGTTTTCAGTGTGGCTACTGTACGCCCGGCCAAATCTGTTCCTCCATAGCGGTGCTTGAGGAAATCAAGACGAATATCCCGAGTCACGTGACGTCCGACCTTAACGGGCCTGCACAATTGACAGCCATCGAAATCCGCGAGCGGATGAGCGGAAATATCTGTCGATGTGGCGCCTATTCCAACATTATCGATGCCATTTCTGAAGTTGGAGGGATCAAGGCATGA